A single genomic interval of uncultured Sunxiuqinia sp. harbors:
- a CDS encoding AAA family ATPase, with amino-acid sequence MGNLIIKQVRYYGEQYYFESPEFDEGVNIIVGDNGSGKSTFSYFIEYGLGGTVKPFNDNEKREKYSKILDDKNNFVEIDIQINAVEYSIKRFINQNEIFISDGETVNKFPINRHKEHAPFIFSDWLLKKLSIPVFELNLGVNTWYFNFSDLYRLLCYDQDTEPRRIFKSPPADNFIADSSIIRKSTFEIMLGISSIEYYKKLDELKKFQKLKDASKSRLTDFIEMYPRVSDDRDELEDKIDEFNRQLEKLIAERDLYQKTNTKVDEKTEHLAQIQSDLINLDLKVSEDTVQMETYQSEVSKIRKLHTNLTEEISEIKKTIFTHEKLNLFSMEVCPFCMTKKPKKEGFCICGEEFSKDKYEKFVYSASEYTEILKHKEKSLATIQVALTSYDEEIKKLRYSIDKNTSYSNDLKQKLRSVINAIEYSGNSQFVDSLNEKINEVKKEILENENELELTKRKRQLNNDFESKNRDYKKVNQEFNQLKFRFEKGNEKTIKEFNIIYNELMQKSSCNCNSAQIDEEYMPFIDEGEYKNKSADVPKRMMYYYTILSLSLKLKSVKHPGFLLLDTPETAGIDDDNLKHDLELLELALKLSKNKESDELGKFQILLTTGEEKYPEHYKDKIKLRFSEKNKDFILKERNTADNKL; translated from the coding sequence GTGGGAAATTTAATAATAAAACAAGTACGGTATTATGGTGAGCAATATTATTTTGAATCACCAGAATTTGATGAAGGTGTAAACATCATAGTTGGCGACAATGGTTCAGGGAAAAGTACATTTTCCTATTTTATAGAGTATGGGTTAGGCGGAACAGTAAAGCCTTTTAATGATAATGAGAAAAGAGAAAAGTATTCAAAAATACTTGATGACAAAAATAACTTTGTTGAGATAGATATTCAAATTAATGCAGTTGAGTATTCTATAAAAAGGTTTATTAATCAAAATGAAATTTTCATATCAGATGGGGAAACGGTAAATAAATTTCCTATAAACAGGCATAAAGAACATGCTCCATTTATATTTTCTGATTGGTTATTAAAAAAACTTTCGATACCGGTTTTCGAATTAAACTTGGGGGTCAATACGTGGTACTTTAATTTTAGTGATTTATACAGGCTGCTTTGTTATGACCAAGACACTGAACCACGCAGAATATTTAAATCTCCACCAGCAGATAATTTTATAGCAGATTCATCAATAATTAGAAAGTCAACTTTTGAAATAATGTTGGGTATTTCATCAATTGAATATTACAAAAAACTGGATGAACTAAAGAAATTTCAAAAATTAAAGGATGCATCAAAATCAAGATTAACAGACTTCATCGAAATGTATCCAAGAGTATCAGATGATAGAGATGAACTTGAAGATAAGATTGATGAATTTAACCGCCAACTTGAAAAGCTTATAGCAGAAAGAGATTTATATCAAAAGACAAATACAAAGGTTGATGAAAAAACGGAACACTTAGCTCAAATACAGTCAGACCTAATAAATCTTGATTTAAAAGTATCTGAAGATACTGTACAAATGGAAACATATCAATCTGAAGTTTCAAAAATTAGAAAGCTACATACAAACCTCACAGAAGAGATATCTGAGATAAAAAAGACAATATTTACGCACGAGAAATTAAATCTATTCTCAATGGAGGTTTGCCCATTCTGCATGACAAAAAAGCCCAAAAAGGAAGGTTTTTGTATATGCGGAGAAGAGTTTAGTAAAGATAAATATGAGAAATTTGTCTATAGCGCATCTGAGTATACTGAGATTTTGAAACATAAAGAAAAAAGTTTGGCAACAATTCAGGTTGCTTTGACATCATATGACGAAGAAATTAAAAAACTTAGATACTCAATTGATAAAAACACTTCATATTCAAACGATTTAAAACAGAAGCTACGTTCAGTAATAAATGCAATTGAATATTCTGGAAATTCTCAGTTTGTAGATTCTTTAAATGAAAAAATAAATGAAGTAAAAAAAGAAATTTTAGAAAATGAGAATGAGCTAGAATTGACTAAAAGAAAGCGCCAATTAAATAATGATTTCGAAAGCAAAAATCGCGATTACAAGAAAGTAAACCAAGAATTTAATCAATTGAAATTTAGATTTGAAAAAGGAAATGAAAAGACCATTAAGGAATTCAATATAATTTACAACGAATTGATGCAAAAATCATCATGTAATTGTAATAGTGCACAAATTGATGAAGAATATATGCCCTTCATTGATGAAGGTGAATACAAAAATAAGAGTGCAGATGTTCCTAAACGAATGATGTATTATTACACAATTCTTAGTTTATCCTTAAAATTGAAATCCGTAAAACATCCAGGATTTCTTTTACTTGACACCCCTGAAACAGCAGGAATTGACGATGACAACCTTAAACATGACCTTGAATTATTAGAGTTGGCTCTTAAGCTATCTAAAAATAAAGAATCTGATGAATTAGGTAAATTCCAAATTCTACTAACAACTGGAGAGGAAAAATATCCTGAACATTATAAAGACAAAATAAAACTACGATTTAGTGAAAAGAACAAAGATTTTATACTGAAAGAAAGAAATACAGCCGATAACAAATTGTAA
- a CDS encoding TlpA disulfide reductase family protein, with the protein MKIITTISLLFFSILLTFGQKTEIGNKVGSTEFKQIKNGVCVNYDFIDQTKGKITIIEFWETWCGPCIEGMGHLKALQSKFPNSLKVVCVSSDRFDKTVEFITRNDFPFDFIYDGEKLLSEIFPHSGIPHTILIDKKGQINAQTYPGYVTEQILTELNNDHQVNLPTKKNFVPSQLRKDNNKNSLITFELQRHELGERNYIEETCNKDIPLQIITGYTGKAYFDTIETINGCVIAGKNALQIYQYAFDNIPTSRFIYDRNLNYLNSSLPNYRYKMNFSCSNLVGDFKEILINQLNSVWGLKTEIIEKEITYYELIDIDLKENKIVTVPNSTIKITGSTSQSFKELTTSNIYTAESIAALIEKQIVFLQDNKYWNQQDKKIYFPVTTNIKGEFALNISINDESSSVDKWIELLNENGLSLVKRKGEIKYIKIEKAAHNILYK; encoded by the coding sequence ATGAAAATAATCACAACCATTTCCTTATTATTTTTTTCAATTCTATTAACATTTGGACAAAAAACCGAAATTGGAAACAAAGTTGGGAGCACGGAATTCAAACAAATCAAGAATGGCGTGTGTGTCAATTATGATTTTATAGACCAAACAAAAGGCAAGATTACTATAATTGAATTCTGGGAGACTTGGTGCGGTCCTTGTATTGAAGGAATGGGGCATCTGAAAGCGTTACAAAGTAAATTTCCGAATTCACTAAAGGTTGTTTGTGTCTCTAGTGATCGATTTGACAAAACAGTTGAATTTATCACAAGAAATGACTTCCCTTTTGACTTTATTTATGACGGAGAGAAGTTACTGTCGGAGATATTTCCGCACTCTGGGATTCCACATACAATACTAATTGATAAAAAAGGACAAATCAATGCCCAAACATATCCTGGTTATGTAACTGAACAAATCCTTACCGAACTAAATAATGACCATCAGGTCAATTTACCAACAAAAAAGAATTTTGTCCCTTCTCAATTAAGAAAAGACAATAATAAAAATTCCTTAATAACATTTGAACTACAGAGACATGAACTAGGCGAAAGAAACTATATTGAAGAAACTTGCAATAAGGACATACCTCTCCAAATAATAACAGGCTACACCGGAAAAGCATATTTTGATACTATAGAAACAATTAATGGTTGTGTAATTGCAGGAAAAAATGCGTTGCAGATATATCAGTATGCATTCGACAATATTCCGACATCACGGTTTATTTATGATAGAAATTTGAATTATTTAAATTCAAGTCTTCCTAACTACCGCTATAAAATGAATTTCTCTTGTTCAAATTTGGTAGGTGATTTTAAAGAAATACTTATCAATCAACTAAATAGTGTTTGGGGGCTAAAAACAGAGATTATCGAAAAAGAAATTACCTATTATGAACTTATAGACATTGATTTAAAGGAAAATAAGATTGTTACCGTACCAAATTCAACAATCAAGATAACGGGAAGTACATCACAATCGTTTAAGGAACTTACAACCAGCAATATTTATACTGCTGAATCAATCGCTGCATTGATTGAGAAGCAAATTGTTTTTTTGCAGGACAATAAATATTGGAATCAGCAAGATAAAAAAATCTACTTTCCAGTTACGACTAATATTAAAGGAGAGTTTGCATTAAACATTTCAATTAACGATGAAAGCTCAAGTGTAGATAAATGGATTGAGTTATTAAATGAAAATGGATTAAGTTTAGTGAAGAGAAAAGGAGAAATAAAATATATAAAAATAGAAAAGGCAGCTCATAACATTTTGTATAAGTAA
- a CDS encoding SMEK domain-containing protein: MSERDYHKKIILDAFTHLVKKVELSSSLNLHDININTEDTFCELLNFIYTDRKFKNLNSELEGNYTAIDLGDDKNDIAIQVTSTIKRKKVVETLNKYKNEDYAKVVILYCRIKKPKRNTGFEEIIKDKFEFEEWDLSKLLNIMPFSNLNRLGEISELLNRDIISNIPDIIKKDDLTAIEEWEKTNPTDIRNITDKLKSASSTVKEVRIKKYCRDIASGKVELSRHSERVISAMKYRIFEVCQDELIDFVENQDDGELSTIELTALIERYTERAFKIIEDKSQDYIYPLRNRDILRKVVLALIDECYLSFDEEGIYT, from the coding sequence ATGTCAGAGAGAGATTATCATAAAAAAATAATACTTGATGCATTTACGCATTTAGTGAAAAAGGTTGAATTATCTAGCAGTTTAAATTTGCACGACATCAATATAAATACTGAAGATACGTTCTGTGAACTTCTGAATTTTATATACACGGACAGAAAATTCAAGAACCTTAATTCAGAACTTGAAGGCAACTATACTGCAATTGATTTAGGTGATGATAAAAATGATATTGCAATTCAGGTAACATCCACTATAAAAAGAAAAAAAGTTGTCGAAACTCTTAATAAATATAAAAACGAGGATTACGCTAAAGTTGTAATTCTGTATTGCCGAATAAAGAAACCAAAAAGAAATACTGGCTTTGAGGAAATAATAAAAGACAAGTTTGAATTTGAAGAATGGGATTTATCAAAATTGTTGAATATCATGCCATTTTCAAATCTTAATCGTCTTGGTGAAATTTCAGAACTTTTAAATCGTGATATTATATCTAATATTCCAGACATAATTAAAAAAGATGATTTAACTGCTATCGAAGAATGGGAAAAAACAAATCCAACCGATATTAGAAATATTACTGACAAATTAAAATCTGCAAGTTCAACTGTCAAAGAAGTACGAATAAAAAAATATTGCCGGGATATTGCATCAGGGAAGGTTGAGCTTTCCCGACACTCAGAAAGGGTAATAAGTGCAATGAAATATCGAATCTTTGAAGTATGTCAAGATGAGCTTATTGATTTCGTTGAGAATCAAGACGACGGCGAATTATCAACTATCGAACTAACTGCATTAATTGAAAGATACACCGAAAGAGCATTTAAAATAATTGAGGACAAATCTCAAGACTATATTTATCCTTTAAGAAATAGAGATATTTTAAGAAAAGTTGTATTAGCATTAATCGATGAGTGTTATTTATCATTTGATGAAGAAGGAATTTACACATGA
- a CDS encoding AAA family ATPase, translated as MGYLIVFGFIILVIFLVNGNRKETPISKPTPKPQFILTDEFKEIIGILNNSNDSVFITGKAGTGKSSLLNHFIKKTNKKYIVLAPTGIAALNVSGQTIHSFFRFRPSIIDPTEIQPDYVRAELFKKLEMVIIDEISMVRSDLMHGIDIALRKNRNRLNEPFGGVQMVLIGDLFQLPPVLTSTDRNTILTKYSGQYFFDAPVFSEFNYHFKLLTRIFRQSEEEEKFKKLLNNVRSNKVQFEDMVLLNSRHKDNAGEQDNSIFLTTRRDIARNINKEKLESLPSEEFMFIGELSGKYLKLRDKSEEDLENKLPAPYKLKLKKSAQIMMLKNDSGRRWVNGSIGKIEKLDNEKIVVNIDGHKYQVEKESWKEVEYVLNRETGEFDEKIIAGFTQYPIQLSYAMTIHKSQGKTFDKITVDVGTGAFAHGQVYVALSRCKSLSGIILNNPIGNNDIIVDPRVVDFYDKKTIFAN; from the coding sequence ATGGGATATTTAATAGTATTTGGATTTATTATTTTAGTTATATTCTTGGTTAATGGAAATAGAAAGGAAACACCAATTTCTAAACCTACGCCAAAACCTCAATTTATTCTAACGGATGAATTCAAGGAAATTATTGGGATTTTGAATAATTCAAATGACAGTGTATTTATTACAGGAAAAGCAGGAACAGGAAAATCATCCTTGCTCAATCACTTCATAAAGAAAACAAATAAAAAATATATTGTTTTAGCACCAACTGGAATTGCTGCTTTAAATGTAAGCGGTCAGACAATACATTCATTTTTTCGCTTTAGACCAAGTATTATTGACCCTACAGAAATTCAACCTGACTATGTCCGAGCTGAATTATTTAAAAAGTTAGAAATGGTAATAATTGATGAGATTTCTATGGTTAGGTCAGACTTAATGCACGGTATCGATATAGCATTAAGAAAAAACAGAAATCGTTTAAACGAACCATTTGGAGGAGTTCAAATGGTCTTGATAGGTGATTTATTTCAACTTCCACCAGTCTTGACCTCTACTGATAGAAATACTATACTGACAAAATATTCTGGACAATATTTTTTTGATGCTCCTGTTTTCAGTGAATTTAATTATCATTTTAAGCTACTAACTAGAATTTTCAGACAATCAGAGGAAGAAGAAAAATTTAAAAAATTACTGAATAATGTTAGAAGCAATAAAGTTCAATTTGAGGATATGGTATTGCTAAATTCAAGACATAAGGACAATGCTGGGGAGCAAGACAATTCAATTTTTCTAACAACACGAAGAGATATTGCAAGAAATATTAATAAAGAAAAACTAGAATCGTTGCCAAGTGAAGAGTTTATGTTTATTGGAGAACTATCTGGCAAGTATTTAAAATTACGCGATAAAAGCGAAGAAGATTTAGAAAATAAACTTCCTGCCCCTTACAAATTGAAACTAAAGAAAAGTGCCCAAATTATGATGCTTAAAAATGATTCTGGGAGAAGATGGGTTAATGGAAGCATTGGAAAAATTGAAAAATTAGACAATGAAAAGATAGTTGTAAATATTGATGGGCATAAGTATCAAGTGGAAAAGGAAAGTTGGAAAGAAGTTGAGTATGTATTGAATAGAGAGACTGGAGAGTTTGATGAAAAAATCATTGCAGGATTTACACAATATCCAATACAGTTATCATATGCAATGACTATTCATAAAAGTCAAGGAAAAACATTTGACAAAATTACAGTCGATGTTGGAACTGGGGCTTTTGCTCATGGACAAGTTTATGTTGCGCTAAGTAGATGTAAATCGCTTTCTGGGATAATTCTAAATAATCCGATAGGAAATAACGACATAATTGTAGACCCAAGAGTTGTAGATTTTTATGACAAGAAAACAATTTTTGCTAATTGA
- a CDS encoding contact-dependent growth inhibition system immunity protein: protein MTKLENNWRQKTLTNLEKDDWQHFDSDSRLIKRTKELRKVPLNKFTTEDLRIMIGQQFSLDYLITLAIETLSVNIFAEGDFYEGDLLKCTLN from the coding sequence ATGACAAAACTTGAAAATAATTGGCGTCAAAAAACACTGACAAACTTAGAAAAAGATGATTGGCAGCATTTTGACAGTGACAGTAGGCTTATCAAAAGGACAAAAGAATTACGAAAAGTACCATTAAATAAGTTTACAACAGAAGATTTGCGAATTATGATTGGACAACAGTTCAGTTTAGACTATCTAATTACTTTAGCTATTGAAACTCTCTCTGTTAACATATTCGCGGAAGGAGACTTTTATGAAGGTGACCTATTAAAATGTACTCTCAATTAG